AATTTCGCCTGAGCCGTCACGAATGACAAGAAAGGCGATCTTACCCTGGTCGCGCTTGGCAACGATTCTGCCGGCAACCCGCACCGTCTCAGCCACTTCGGAGCCCGCAGCCAGTTCTGAGTGTTCTTCGGCCAGCTGCAGGGCTGTTGCCGTGACATCGAAGCTGTCGGGATACGGGCTGATTCCCGCATCCATCAGTGATTGCAGCTTTAGCCGGCGCACCTGTACAGGGTCGTCCTCAGGTGGCTTGACATGACCCGAGTCCTCAATGCCGTCTGAGTCGCGCATGGCTATTTGGATATCTTCAATATCCGGTACTCGATTATCCTGCCCGAAGGTGTCGATACCTTCACGAGTTCACCCTTCTTCGAGCCTATGATAGCGTGCCCGACCGGCGACTCATTGGAGATGCGATCGTTGTCGGGATCGGCTTCCGCCGAGCCCACCAGCCTGTACTTATGAACCTCTTCGGTTTCAAGATCCTGAAGCTCAACGAGGCTTCCCAGGCTCACGCAATCACACTTCTTTGGTATTGCAATGATTATCGCATTTGAAAGAATCAGATTGATCTCCGCGATACGGCCTTCTACCCAGGCTTGTTCGTTTTTGGCATCATCGTACTCCGAGTTCTCGGAGATGTCCCCGAACTCCTTGGCCTCCTTGATACGATCGCCAACCTCCCGGCGGCGAACCTTCTCAAGGTATCGAAGTTCTTCTTCGAGCTTTTCAGCCCCTTCGCGGGTAAGCGCAATTTCCCTTTGCATCGCGCGGACTCCTATTTACCTAGCCGACCACTTTGCCCAGTTCCGGGAGAGCGACCGTAAGCGGACGGGCCGCCTAAACAATGGCAGCCCGAAAGTTCCACGAAAGTATACCCGAAATTAGAAATCAGGCAAGATGTTTATTGAGATTATCCGTCCTTCCTGGACGAACCCTCTGAAGTCTCCTCGGAGTTCTCTACATCCTGCTTGCTGGCGTTGGCGACAGTGGTATCTTCTTCGCCCTTGTCACCTTTGTCGCCCTTACCTTCAACTCCATCACGGATAGCTCTGACCGTCTTTCCGAGAGATTTCCCAAGCTGCGGTAGTCTTTTAGGGCCAAACAGCAGCAACACGATCACAAGCACAACCGCAAGTTCCATAGGTCCAAAGCCAGGAATAAGCGCCATTTCCGCTCCTCTTACACTAGTAGTACACTTTCCCGATTATCCAAATGCCGGTCAAATTCTCACCAATGATACACAACACGCTTCAAGACTATCACCACGTTGAATCTTACGCTACACCTTCGGCACGTGACAGATAGTACAGCGTATGCATCAACTCACGCACAGGATCCGTGTTATGCACGACAACACCGTCCGCCACCCTGACTATCATCGGCGAATAATTCAGGATCACCCTGATTCCTGCCGCGCTCATTAGGTCGGCCACCTCCTGGGCCGCCGTCGTCGGAACCGCAATGATGCCGATTCTGATCTTTTGCGCCTCCGCGGCTCGGGCAAGCGTCGAAACATCCTGCACCACGATGTCGCCGATACGATTGCCTATCTTAGCTGGATCGCTGTCGAAGATCGCAGACACAATGAATCCTCTTGCGCGCAAACCGTTATATGAGGCGATAGCTGACCCGAGATGTCCTGCCCCGACCAGGGCCAAGCGATGCGTATGGTCAGAGCCAAGGATGTTCTGCATCTTATCGATGAGCATTATCACTTCGTAACCGACGCCTCGCCTACCAAAGGATCCGAAATACGAAAGATCCCTACGGATCTGGGCGGAGTTTACCTCGGTCAGCTCACTTAGCTTCGCCGAGGAAACTGTGCCGCTTCCTTCATCACGAACCTGCATCAGGGCGTTGAGGTAAACAGGAAGTCTCTCTATGACACCTTCAGGAATGCTGCTTGATGTGTGCCCGGCCATAGCCTGTCCTTAATTGCCTCTAGCACAGATATAGTAACTGCTGTTACAAGCATACACGATAACTTCGGTCCTGTCTTCTCATAAATCCACTCCTGTGCGGTGCAGGTAGGCGATTATGTCCGCTCGCGTTACGATTCCTGCAAGGTGCCCGTCTCTCTTTACGATAAGCGCACTGGAGGTGCCCCTCCCAAGCCTGTCCAGCAGCTTGTCAGCGTGCTCATCCGCATCGACCAGCAGCACGCTCAGGTCCTTGGCGGTGATCTCCTCCACGTTTATCCGGCTCCACTCTTCACGAGGAGTGGCCTTTGCCGCATCCAAGGTCACAAGACCGACGACCGCGCCATCTACAACCACTGGATACCGCGTGTGAGGTCCATCCACGAAATAATCGAAGACTAGCCTCTCAACGGTGATATCTCCCGGCACCACCATTACATCTGTTGATGCAAGGGAACCTACGTTTTGGCGATTAAGCGTACTCCGCGCCAGCTGCTGCCGATAAGCGGTATCCGCAAGCACCACTATGAACCAGCCCACAAGCCCCATCCACAGCATATTCAGCGCGCCCTGCAAAACTCCAAATACTGCAAATGCCACGAGCCCGTAGCCTATTACTTGACCGCTGTTACTCGCCCACCGGGTAGCCCAGAGCTTGTCTCCTTTGATCTTCCAAAGCAGGGCGCGCAATACGCGTCCTCCGTCCAAGGGGAAGCCTGGAAGCATGTTGAAAAGAGCAATAGCGACGTTGATGATACCCAGGTACTCCGCGGGACCCCACCAGTAGTCCGAGATGCCTGCCCGATGCATGACAGCTGCGGCAGATGCGAAGACCGCCGCTAGGAAGATGCTCGCTGCCGGTCCGGCAATCGCCATAAGAAACTCTCGGCCTGGCGTGGATGGGTCCTCCTCCATCTGCGCTACTCCACCAAACAGAAACAGGGTCACCCTATCGACCTTTATTCCGCCTGCCCTGGCAACGAGTGAGTGGCTCATCTCGTGAAAAACAATCGACGCAAAGAAAAGCAAGGCAGTGATCACTCCGGCGGTCAGATTCACTCCAAGTGCCCAATCGGGAAAGGCCGACGGAAAATAGCTGAACGACAACGATGCCGCGACCAGCACGAATATGGCCAGCCACGTAACATTCACCTCAATAGGGATGCCAAACAAGCGCCCCATTCGAAATGAGGGGGTATTAAACACGGCGACCTTTCCTCTGCGTCGAAAACGGATACACGTACAACCGCAGCGCCTAGAACTGCGCGCCATCCAGTGCGCTTGCACAGGAGCACTCTCTAGTCGAGGGCAACTGCGGAATCATCCTGTATAGCAAATCCTTTACCTTTGCGTTGTTCTCGAGAAAAACCCTCACCACCTCGTCGTTCGTGACTGGTTTTGCTCCCTCGGCACCGACATCGTGATCGGTGATCAACGATATGTTGCAGTAACAAATCTCAAGCTCCCTCGCGAGGTAGCACTCCGGATACTGGGTCATGTTGATGACCTCCCAGCCCTGCGACGCAAACCAGCGTGACTCGGAGCGGGTCGAAAACCTCGGACCCTGAATCACGACCACGGTTCCGGTTGGATGCGCGGTCACACCTACCTCTCCTGCTGAGCGAAGTGCCACTTCCCGCATCACCGAGCAGTAAGGATCCGCCGCTGAAACGTGAGTGGTCGTGGGCCCATCGAAAAAGGTGTCTTTCCTTCCGCTGGTTCTGTCGACAAACTGGTCGCAGATAACAAAGTGGCCGGGCTCGATATGTGACTGCAGTGAGCCACATGCATTAGGACCGATTATCTGTGAGACGCCAAGCTCTTTCATGGCCCAAAGATTTGCCCTGTAGTTGATCATGTGGGGCGGCAAAGAGTGATCTTTACCATGACGTGGCAGAAAAGCAACGCTTCTGCCGCCAATCTGGCCATACATGACCGGCGAAGAGGGGGGCCCGAATGGGGTATCCACCTTGAACTCCTGTGGATCATCGAGCAGCTCATAAAAACCGCTTCCCCCAAAGACCCCTATTTCCGCTTGTGGGTAACGCATACTTTTTCTCCTTTTCGTTATCGAGACATACCAGCTACGCTAAATCTATGTGCCCTGCGATATACGCACAGCCGTCCCGGGCTCGATTCCATACTTCTCCGCGGCGCTGCCCCTCCTTATCGCCAGGCACAGCCAGCCGGAAGAGTCCACCAGGGCTACAGGCTTTCCTTTCTCCACATCGGAAAAAGTCCGCCCAAAGGGAACATCCACCGTCAAATGCCCCAGACTAAGCTGAAGTTTATCTCGGCGCAGTTGATGAGCTTCCATATCTTGCGCAGTCGCATTGATGCGAATCGAACCGAACCTATCAATATCTACAACTTCACAAGTTAGCACGCCTCCCTCCATTCTGCATGGCCCAAAGGGCGCAGGCGCCAATGACTCGGGATCGATGGCAGTGCCGAGAAATCTTGGCTCCACGCCACATGCCAAGGCCGCGGCGGCCGGTGCCAAAACATCTCTGGCGTGAAACGTTGCCAGCGGTGCCCGGTGATCCATCTTCTTCGGATCCAACGCATAAACCTCAAGAACTCCTCCTGCCCGTTGTGCGGCAGGTAAAAGTACTCCGTTGTCGGGGCCCACAAGCCTGGTGCCAAACTTTGTGACAACACAAAGGTCGCTCCGGCCTCCTCCTACACCGGGATCAACCACCACAAGATGGATCGCATCCGGGAGCTGATGAACTCCAGCCGCAGCCACCGCTGCACCCTTCCTGATGTCAAACGGCGGAATCTGGTGGCCAAGGTCAACGACTCTTGCATGCGGACAAGCACGATAAATAACAGCATGGCAAACTCCGACCCATGTGTCGTCCAGGCCGAAATCGGACACAAAACCAATTATACTTTGCACACTGCACCTCCCAAACGCGCCCTTGCCAAATGCGATGACAGGCTTGAAGCTGCTCAAATACAGAATACGCATTAACTCGATGGGTTACTATGTGAATATTGCACTATCCAAGGGGGTATGCCGATGAAAACGAAGGCCGCCACATACGTTTTACTGTTTGCGCTGCTTATCGGCGCAACTGGACTCTTGGGCTGCGCCGAGGAGGCCGGCTTCACTTATGAGGATCTGGGCCGAGAGCTGAGTTCTGTTGAAGCTCGCGACGTCCATGCCGAGATCGCCAGGCCGCCGTTTATCGGTGCACCGGTAACAGAAGCGCCCGAGCTAAGGCATTCAGCCTTGATCTCACTGAGAGAACAAGGCGCCGAGCAGGCAGAGCTTGCAAATCTGCTGACAGAGATGTTTCCGCAAGAAGCGCGATCTGTTCCTTACTACGCCGAAGCAGCCACCGTGGATGGCACGAGTGTATGGATTGTGCTGGAGGCATGGGGCACTGAAAGCGAATCGCTCGATAACGGCAGAACGTGGGTTTTGGATCGCAACTCCGGAGAAATAATGACCTCCGTCACGTACAAACTCCAGTAAGAAGCGGCGTCGCCGGGGCGGCCGTGAGTACCTCAATGCCTACTACTGGGGCTGTCCTAGCTCAGTGATTCGGCAATCCTGGTTAGCCAAATCCGAGCGCTCGAGGCCAAAAACAGTTGCAGCACGGCAAATCCCAGGGCCGCCAGGATAGTCGGAATTGCCTGCGATACTCTCGCAACTTTCCTTTCAAATATCGGAATCAGGGTCACCAGAACCAAATTTACCGAAGCAAAGGTGAAGATTATTGCGCCTGCAATTAGCCATGGGTAAACGACCCCGGCAAGCGGCGCAAGTGTCCATAGCGCAAAGTAGGCAACCGGGACCGCAACTACAAACCCCGCGATTTCGACAGGTCTATCCAATACTCGTCCGGGGGTGGATGTGCGCCATAGCTGTCCATTTATCAGCGGGAAGACAAGCGCCGCCAGCGCAAATCCCGTAGTCAGCCCAGTTATCAAGCGCAGTTCATTGGTTGACTCCCGCAACATCATGTAGGAAGTTCCCCCATCGACAACCATCACCAGCACGAACAGTGCGAGCAAAGGCATGACCTTCATCGGCGGAAGGCCGGCGGGCCTTTTCCCCCAATGGAAAACTAGAAAAAGGAGAAATCCGAGCAGAAAACCAGCGTATATTCCGGTGTCTCGCGCGCAAACCGGAACCTGGATGCCTCCTCCGAAGAAAGAACGCTCAGGCAGCTGATGGCAAAGCCCAAAACCGATCCATTGAAGAATATCCGGCACTAAAAAGCCCTTTCACATTGGAAAGCGGGCTGGCTAAAGCAAGATCTTGAGTATTCGTCACAAATGGTCGGGATGGCGGGATTCGAACCCACGACCTCTGCGTCCCGAACGCAGCGCTCTACCAAGCTGAGCCACATCCCGACGAAGCGGTATGATACACGGTCACGCCAGCCGAGAAAAGCCCTCGCACATGCGCCGCATCGCTTACCGCAGAACTTATTGCTGACTTTAAGGGGTAGCCTCTATCCCCTGAGCGACGTGGCAATCCGCACAGAACCGCTCAGTGTGGCACTTCTCGAGGCAGCCAGTAGCGCCACTCTCAGCGACGACCGCATCATGAACCCTGACCCATGGAGTGCCGTCGATGGCTCCCTGGTGATGGCAATCGCTACAAAGCTCCCTGAATGTATGGCAATTCACACAAGCCTGACGCTGCTCGACTCCCTGCTTGACGTGGAACTGCCTGAACTCCTGGGCATGCGGGACGTCAAGTACATGGCAGTCAACGCAGAACTCGTTGTCGTTGATCATTCCTCCGCCATGGCAAACCTCACAAGCCCTTGGCTGAGCGTTATACATCTCTGCATGTGTGCCGATTTCGGCTGCAGGCTTCCGCAAGAAGTCCGCCGCAAGGTGTGAAGTCGGTACAGGGTCAACCCTGTTGTGACAGTCCAGACAGAACTGCATGTCATGGCATCTTTCAAGGCATCCATCTACACCATTGGCGACAACAGTTTGGGCATGCTGAATGTCCAGATCTACCGCTGGATCAAACTCCCAGTTGGATTCTGGTCCATGGTGGCAGGCGCTGCAGAATAGCATCTCGTCGGCTGTCTCACCTGCAACAGCATGGCATGTAAGGCAGGTGGCCGGATCGAGCTCTCCGTGCTCCTCAAGGAAGCCTGCGGGATGCGGCATCTCCATGCCATGACAATCGCTGCAGAAGCTCTGCGCGTGGCAGGTGTAGCAGTAGTTGATCTGATTGGCTGGAGGGATATCTGACCACTCATTTTCCTTGCTTGATGCGGCGTATGCCCTTTCTGGGCCAGTTGACGCCATGTCGATTGTTGTCCCGCCGCCATCGGCCTTTTCAAGCCTTTCCATCCTGGCTTTGGCCTCATCTACCCTAGCGTACTCTTCCATGGCAAGATCGGCGTGAACCTCGGAGACGAAGTTTTCGACCTTATGATCGGCCGGCACCAGATCGAAGTCGGCCGGATGGCAGGCCGCGCAAGCTCCTGTGGCTGCAGCTCCCTCTTCTTGGCTGTGGCACCTAAAGCACCCTGGCTTTTCCATCCAGTCATCGAGCTTCCAGCCTACCTCACCTGTGGTGGGATCTTTGGCGACAAGCTCGAAGTCTTGTATGTGGGCGATCCTGTTATGACAGTGCGTGCACCTTACGTTGTTTTCTGTGTGCGCCTCATGATCGATGATGAGGCCCGGTCTCGGGGTTACCTTGCGGTT
Above is a window of Actinomycetota bacterium DNA encoding:
- the greA gene encoding transcription elongation factor GreA codes for the protein MQREIALTREGAEKLEEELRYLEKVRRREVGDRIKEAKEFGDISENSEYDDAKNEQAWVEGRIAEINLILSNAIIIAIPKKCDCVSLGSLVELQDLETEEVHKYRLVGSAEADPDNDRISNESPVGHAIIGSKKGELVKVSTPSGRIIEYRILKISK
- the tatA gene encoding twin-arginine translocase TatA/TatE family subunit, whose protein sequence is MALIPGFGPMELAVVLVIVLLLFGPKRLPQLGKSLGKTVRAIRDGVEGKGDKGDKGEEDTTVANASKQDVENSEETSEGSSRKDG
- a CDS encoding redox-sensing transcriptional repressor Rex, with amino-acid sequence MAGHTSSSIPEGVIERLPVYLNALMQVRDEGSGTVSSAKLSELTEVNSAQIRRDLSYFGSFGRRGVGYEVIMLIDKMQNILGSDHTHRLALVGAGHLGSAIASYNGLRARGFIVSAIFDSDPAKIGNRIGDIVVQDVSTLARAAEAQKIRIGIIAVPTTAAQEVADLMSAAGIRVILNYSPMIVRVADGVVVHNTDPVRELMHTLYYLSRAEGVA
- a CDS encoding site-2 protease family protein yields the protein MFNTPSFRMGRLFGIPIEVNVTWLAIFVLVAASLSFSYFPSAFPDWALGVNLTAGVITALLFFASIVFHEMSHSLVARAGGIKVDRVTLFLFGGVAQMEEDPSTPGREFLMAIAGPAASIFLAAVFASAAAVMHRAGISDYWWGPAEYLGIINVAIALFNMLPGFPLDGGRVLRALLWKIKGDKLWATRWASNSGQVIGYGLVAFAVFGVLQGALNMLWMGLVGWFIVVLADTAYRQQLARSTLNRQNVGSLASTDVMVVPGDITVERLVFDYFVDGPHTRYPVVVDGAVVGLVTLDAAKATPREEWSRINVEEITAKDLSVLLVDADEHADKLLDRLGRGTSSALIVKRDGHLAGIVTRADIIAYLHRTGVDL
- a CDS encoding S-methyl-5'-thioadenosine phosphorylase encodes the protein MRYPQAEIGVFGGSGFYELLDDPQEFKVDTPFGPPSSPVMYGQIGGRSVAFLPRHGKDHSLPPHMINYRANLWAMKELGVSQIIGPNACGSLQSHIEPGHFVICDQFVDRTSGRKDTFFDGPTTTHVSAADPYCSVMREVALRSAGEVGVTAHPTGTVVVIQGPRFSTRSESRWFASQGWEVINMTQYPECYLARELEICYCNISLITDHDVGAEGAKPVTNDEVVRVFLENNAKVKDLLYRMIPQLPSTRECSCASALDGAQF
- a CDS encoding SAM-dependent chlorinase/fluorinase, with the protein product MQSIIGFVSDFGLDDTWVGVCHAVIYRACPHARVVDLGHQIPPFDIRKGAAVAAAGVHQLPDAIHLVVVDPGVGGGRSDLCVVTKFGTRLVGPDNGVLLPAAQRAGGVLEVYALDPKKMDHRAPLATFHARDVLAPAAAALACGVEPRFLGTAIDPESLAPAPFGPCRMEGGVLTCEVVDIDRFGSIRINATAQDMEAHQLRRDKLQLSLGHLTVDVPFGRTFSDVEKGKPVALVDSSGWLCLAIRRGSAAEKYGIEPGTAVRISQGT
- a CDS encoding DUF2085 domain-containing protein, whose translation is MPDILQWIGFGLCHQLPERSFFGGGIQVPVCARDTGIYAGFLLGFLLFLVFHWGKRPAGLPPMKVMPLLALFVLVMVVDGGTSYMMLRESTNELRLITGLTTGFALAALVFPLINGQLWRTSTPGRVLDRPVEIAGFVVAVPVAYFALWTLAPLAGVVYPWLIAGAIIFTFASVNLVLVTLIPIFERKVARVSQAIPTILAALGFAVLQLFLASSARIWLTRIAESLS